The Acidimicrobiales bacterium sequence GCGGGAACTGCGACCGTCACGGTGCCGTGGCTGGTGACGGGCACGGAGACCTCGTAGGTGGTGCCGCTGCCGGTCACCGACGGCGTGCCTGCCCCGGCGCCCGTCGCGGCGACGTCGGAGGCGGTGAAGCCGGTGACGGCCTCGGTGAAGGTGACGGTGAACAGGACCGGCGACGCATTCGTCGGGTCGGCCTGGCCCGCCTTCTTGCTCACGGTGACATCGGGCCGCGTGGCGTCGTACTCGACTGTGGCGGGCGCGGTGGAGACGGTGTTGGTGTTGCCCGCCGCGTCGGACGCGCCGCCTGCGGGGATCGAGGCGGTGAGGTTTCCGTCAGTGGTGACGGGAACCGACACCTCGTAGCTGCTGCCGCTGCCGGTCACGGTCGGCGCTCCGGCGCCGGCGCCCGAGGCGCTCACGTCGGCGGCGGTGAAGCCGGTGACGGCCTCGCTGAAGGTGACGGTGAACTTCACGGGCGAGGTGTTGGCCGGGTCGGCCTGGCCGTCGGCCTTGACGATGGTGACGCCGGGAGCGCCGGTGTCGACCAACAGGTCACGGCTGGCGACGACCGAGGTGCCGCCTTGGTTGTCGACGGCCCGGAAGGCGATTGTGTGGGCGCCGTCACCCAGCAACGTCAGGGGCGTATACGACCACGTGGCCGACGCGGTGTCGCAGTCGGTGCACGTCACGCCACTGGTGGCGAACTCGCCGGTGTCGACCTTCGCCTCCACGCGCTTCACGGTGCCGTCGCCGTCGCCGGCGGTGCCGCCGTAGGTCGGGGTCGTGTCGTTGGTGGAGCCGTCGTCGGCCAGGCCGCTGGTGACGGCGAGGACCGGCGCGTCGTTGGTGTCGACCGTGCGGGTGGTGTCGGCCACGGTGTTGCCCGCGGCGTCGGTCAAGGCTCCGAGGGCGCGGACGGCGACGGTGGTGTCGGTGCCGGGTGCTTCGCTCAAGGTGATCTCGACGGTGTTGTCGGTCGGCGCCGTGCAGGCGGCGGCAGTGACGGACTTGGGCGACTCGCCCACGGTGGCCTCGAAGTCGCCCGTGCCCACAGTCGAGCAGAGCAGGCTCTCGCTGAAGGTGGCGGTGACCGTCGGGCTGCCGGCGGTAGCGGCGATCGAGTCGAAGGTGGGACGGGTGGCGTCGTAGGCGACGGCGTTGTCGGTCGACGTCGACGCTGCGTTGTCGTTGCCTGCGACGTCCTTGGCGGCCGCGGCGGGAACGGTGGGCGTGACGGTGCCGTCGGCCGTGAGCGGGATGGCCACGTTGTAGGTGGTGCCGCTGCCGGTCACCACGGGGGTACCGCGGGTAGCCGTGTTGCCGCTGCCGGTGGCGAAGGTGAGGTCGGCGGGCGCGAAGCCGGTGACGGCCTCGCTGAAGACGACGGTGAACTCCACGGGCGAGGCGTTGGTGGGGTCGGCCTGGCCGGCCTTCTGGTTGATGGTGACGGTGGGCGCGGTGGTGTCGATGCGGACCGTGCGGGTGACCAGCGGCGAAAGCATCCCGCGGTTGTCGGTGGCTCGGAAGGTGAAGCTGTGCGACGGGCCGGCCGACAGCGCTGTGCTGCGGGTGTACGACCATGTGGCGCAGCTACCGGAGCAGACCTGGCTGTAGGGGGTGTTGTTGACGCTGACCTCGACCTTGGAGACCGAGCCGTCACTGTCGGAGGCCGTGCCGGAGTATGTCGGGGTGGCGTCGTTGCTGTCGGTGTTGTTGGCGGGCCCGGCCGTGACCGCGACGGTGGGCGGGGTGTTGACCGTGATGGTGACGGTGGCGAGGTTCCCGAAGTAGTAGGCGTCGTCGACGAGATAGGTGAAGGTGTCCGTGCCGCTGAAGCCGGAATCGGGCAGGTAGGTGAAGGAGCCGTTGCGGCCGAAGGCCTCAAGGGTGCCGTGGGCCGGCTCGTCCCACAGGGTGGCGCCGAGGGTGTCGCCGTCGGCGTCGCTGTCGTTGGCGAGCACGCCGGGCGCGGGCGCGGTGAGCCTCGTGCCGACGCTTGTGACATAGGCATCGTCCCGGGCTTCGGGGAGGTTGTCGAGGAAGGTGGTGGCGGCCATGCCCACCACCGGCTGGTTCAGCGGCTGCCCGCCGAGCGAGCCGTACGACTCCGCCTCACCGAACTCGTAGATCTCCCCGTCGGAACCGACCAGCCAGTACCCGAATCCCCACGGATCGGCAGCCATGCCGACGACGGGAGCGGCAAGCTCCTCCCCGCCCATCGAACCGTGGAAGTCGGTGCCGAAGGCGAAGATGCCGCCGTCGGAGGCTACGAACCAGTAGCCGTCACCGAAGGGATCGGCGGCCATGCCGACGATGGGCTCGTTCAGGTGGCTGCCGCCGATGGAGCCGAAGAAGGTGGCGTCACCGAAGGAGAAGATGCCGCCGTCGGAGGCTACGAACCAATAGCCGTTGCCGCTGTTGGTCGAGGCCATCCCGACGATCGGGCGGAACAGGTACTTGCCGCCCATCGAGCCGAAGAATCCGGCGTCGCCGAAGGTGAAGATGCCGCCGTCGGCTGCCACCAGCCAGTAGCCGTTGCCCGAGGGGGTGGCGGCCATGCCGACGATCGGCGAGTTGAGCGGGAGGCCGCCCATGGAGCCGAAGAAGCCGGCGTCGCCGTAGGTGAAGATGCCGCCGTCGGAGGCCACGAACCAGTAGCCGCGGCCGCTCGGCGTGCCCGCCATGCCCACGATGGGCTTGTTGAGCGGCTGGCCGCCGCGGGAGCCGTAGAAGCCGGCGTCGCCGAAGCTGAAGATGCCGCCGTCGGACGCCACCATCCAGTAGCCGTTGGCGGGCGCGGCGGCCTGCACGGCATGCGCCGGCAGGAGCCGGGCGCCCGCGACCAGCACGGTCGCCGTGAACAAGAGTGCAAGCGCGAGCACGCCACGCTTGGTGAATCGATGCGCCGCCGATCCCATCGAACCCATGTGTCTTCTCTCCGATGCCCTAGTTCCGCGTGTAGTGCTGCAACACCGGGGAAGGACGAGCCGCCCCCTGCATGTCGACGGCGCAGGCTTCACAAAGAGCTAGCCCGCGACGTTGACACGTGCGGCCTTATCGACCGAGGTGCGGCGCGTCTGACTCAATCGGGAAATAACTTCGGAAAACGTCCTCCACGGGAGCGTTTTAGGCTCTGTGTCCGTGCTGGCCGATCCCACTCCCGACACCTTCCGCCCCCATGTGGGCACGCCGTTCTCCATCGAGGTGGAGGGCGGAGACCCGCTCGTGCTGACGCTCGAGGAGGTGCAGGCGCACGCCGGCGGGCACGAGCAGCGGGCGGAGCCGTTCACCCTCGTCTTCAGTGGCCCGGCGGACCGGCAGGCCCCGCAGGCAACGCTTCGGCTGACCCACCAGGCCATCGGAGCGTTCGACCTCTTCATCGTCCCTACCGGCGTCGGCCGTTACGAGGCCGTTTTCAACTGAGCGGCAGCCGCTCCATTGCGAGGTATGCGCCGTCGTCGGCCACCACCTCGAAGCCCAGGCGGGCGTAGAGGCGTTGCGCCGGGTTCCACTTCCCCACCGACAGCGACACTCGCTTGCCATGGCCGATGATCCACTGGAGCAAGGCCCCACCGATCCCGTGGCCGCGATGCTCGGGAAGCAAGGCGACGTCGAGCACGTGCAGCGTGGTGTCGTCTTCGGCCAGGTACAGCCGGCCCACGGCAGCACCGCTGCGTTCGACCACGAGGGTCCTGGATTCGGGGAAGCGACGTCGGTAGTCAGCAGCTTGCGCGTCGAATTGTTGGTCGAAGAAGGCCAGGCGGGTGGGCTCGTCCCACGAGACCCCCATCAGTTCCGCCTCCCGGGTCGACCTGTATACGAGGCGCAGAAAGGGCTCGTCGGCAGGAGTCGCGTTCCGAAGGGCAAGACCGGCAGCCACGGCGGCTGCGGTTGTCATGCCGCGGCGACGGTGACGACGAGCGACGTGAGCCCGGCCCACGACGGATCGCCGGCGGGCGGCAGGACTCGCGAGCGCGCCCACGCCTGCCGGTCGAAGCCGAGGAGGTAGGTGCCGGGGCGCAGCTTCGGCAGCCCGCGGTCGCGGCCGCCGGTGAAGACCGCCGTCGACTCCTGCCAGTTGCCGCGGCCGCCGAGGCGGAAGGCCAAGCCGAGCGACGGCTCGTTCTCCACTGCGGTGACAAAGGAGGCGGGGCCGCTCCCAGCGCCACCCGCCTTCATCGTCCATGCGTAGAACGGCAAGGGCGACGATCCTGCGCCGCGAGGTGGCGAGACCAACGTGTCGAGCTGTGCCGCCTGCTCGACGGCCGCACCAGGGGTCAGGCTGTCGACGCGTACGGCTGCCAGCCCGCCGACGAGCTCCTTGGCGCCGCTGCGCAGCGACGAAGCCGGGGTGACGCGGGTGCCAGATGCGGTGAGCAGGGCGCGCGCCTCACCCAGGTCGAGGCCGGCGCTGCCTTCGATATAGCCGAGCGACAGGCGGGGGCCGTTCGCGGCAGCGAGACGAGCCAGTGCACCAGGGCGCGGGAGCCCGTTGGGGCCGAGCAGCAGGGCAGAGCCGAGGACGGCGCCCGTCCCGGTCAGGAAGGCACGGCGGCTGAGACCGGTCGGGGGGGCGTCGGTCATGGTCACGGCCTTTGCGGGAATATGCCTTGGAGGGCGATGCAGAAGTTGACGGTCAGGTAGGGCATCAAGTTGTTGTGCGGCAGGCTCGCACCGGCCAACGCCACGGCGCCCTCGTCGAGCGTCACAAGCGAGCCCCCTGAACCCGGGGCGTAGAGAAGCCCACCGCCGAAAGGACGAGCCAACAGGCGCGTCGCCGGGTCGTTGGACGCGCCGAAGCCGGCCATGGCCGCCTCCGTGTGCGCGTGGACGGGCATTTCGGATTGGAGCAGGGTGATGTAGGGCGAGCCACCGGTCTCACCGACCGTCCGTTGGCTCAAGCCCGATCCCGACCCGGCCGCCACGGGCACGCCGCCCTGCAGGTCGGGCAACGCGAACGTGCTCTTGCCGTCGCCGCCGTACATGGTGCCGAGCAAAGCGAAGAGGGCGGTGTTCTGCGACAACGGCATGAGCTGGCCGTTGCACTGTGCCCACCCGGTCGGAGCGAAGTTGAAGCCGAAGACACGGATCTCTGCGAGGAACGGATCTGACATGTCGCTCCTAGGTGGGTTGAGGGTAGAGGCCGTAGAACGAAATGATGAATGTCACGACCGTGAACGGCTGCATGTTCTCGTGCGGCTGGCTGCCGCCCGTGGGCAGGATGGCCGAGGGCGACATCGCCGTGGTCGTGCCCGGGCTCACGTAGAAACGCTTCGCCGCCTCGGCGGGGACGTTCCCGCTGACGGTGACAGTGTCGGCGACGCCCTCCGATGCCAGCAACGCGTGGTTGTGCACCGGCATCTGGTTGGTCGTCAACGTGACGCTCTCGACGCCCGCCATCTCGCCCATTGTCGGGACGGATGCCATGTGCATCGGCACCCGGCCGGAGAGGTTCGGCACCGCGAAGGTGGTCTCCCCGTCGCCCCCGTAGCGGGTGCCGATCAACGTGAACAGCGTCTCGTTCTCCGAAATGGGGTACAGGGCGCCGTCGCAGAACTCCCACCCCACAGGGGCCCAGTTCCCGGCGAACATGCGGATCTCTCCTACGAATGGTTGGCTCATGTGAGCTCCTAGTTCCGGCTCGGGAAGATGCCTTGGAGGGCGATGCAGAAGCTGAGGACGGTGTAGGGCTGGCGGTTCTCGTGGGGCTGGCTGCCGCCCGCGTTCCCCAATGCGTTGGGCGCCATGGCGGCCAGGCCGCTGCCGCCGTTGTAGGCGGCGCCGAACGTGGTGTTGTCGACCGTCGCCAGGAGGTTTCCGGTGGGAACGGCCGACGACGCCGGGTCGGACGTGCCCTGGGCGAAGTGGATGTGCTGCGGCAGCTCCTGCGTCGTCACCGTGTGAGCGGCCTCACCGCCGGCCGTCCCCTGCGCGAAGCCGGCCCCCACGTGCAACGGAACCTTGCTGCGCAGGTCGGGCAGGGCGAACGTCGTCTGGCCGTTGCCGCCGTACATGACCCCCAACAGGGAGAACAGCGCTTGGTTCTGGTTGATCGGCAGAAACTGGCCGTTGCAGTACGCCCACCCGCGCGGCGGGTAGTCGAAGGCCATGATCCGGATTTCGCCGAGGAACGGTTCACCCATTGCAATGCTCCTTGCTCATGGCGTTGTGCACGTGGTGCCGTTGGAGAACTCGGCGTCCGTGTTGAACAGGTTGCCGAACGTGGTGCCCGGGTTGAGCGAGTGGATGTAGGCCTGCGTCACGTCGCCCGTTCCGGACGTGTCCGGGCTCTCCTGGAACTTGAAGCTGCCGACGCCTCCGTTGTCCTGGAGGTAGATGTCGAAGTAGGTGCCGGCCGGCCCCGGCGTCCCGCTGACGCTGTTGCCGCTGACGGCAGCGCACGTGGTGTCGCCGTCGCCGTCGAAGTTGAAGATGCCGATCCCACCGACGAACGCCACAGCTCCGTTGCCGCTGTGCCCGCTGATTGTGTTGTTGCGCACGATGAAGTGGGCCGTGGACACCGAAGCCGCCGGGCTGTCGTCACCAAAGTTCGTGAGTTGGATGCCGTCGCCGCCTGCATTGGAGATCGAGTTGTTCTCGATGAGCAGACGGGTGTCGGCGGTCTCGTCAACGAAGCCGGTGATGGCATGGCCCGCCGGGTTCGTGAACGTGTTGTTGGTGATCGTTCCGCGGAGCAGCGAGTTGTCGTTGGTGTCCGTGCTCACCACGCCGTTGCCGCCTGCTCCGGTGAAGGTGTTGCCGTTCACCGTCAACACCGTCGTCGTGTTGTCCTGGCCGCTGGCGACCAGGCCGCCTGCGAACCCGGCCGCGCTGTTCACCGTGTTGCTGGTGAAGGCCACCGTGCTCGTGCCACTCCCAAGGCCGTTGGCGGCGCCCACCAGCAAGGAGTTGCCCTTGATGTTGGTGAACGTCGTTCCGTTGACCGTCGCCGTGATGGCGGATGAGCCGTCCGGGGTGAACTGGATGGCCTGGCTGGCAAAGGTGCCGCCGACGCTCGAGAACGTGGTGCCACCTGTGACGTTGACGGTGACGTTGGTGTTGTTGTTCTCGACCAGCAGCAGCGTCTCGGTGGCGTCGCTGTAGGTGCCGCCGGTGATCGCCAGCGTGCCTGCCTGGTTCGACAGGTAGACGCCGTGCTCGTTGTCGGCATCACCTGCGCCCGCCACCTGGGCCCGGGTGAGGGTCAGGTTGGTGACGGCCGAGCCGCGGATGCCGTGCCCGTTGGCGTTGGTGACGTTGACGTTGGCCAGCGACACGTCGCGCGTGTTGGTGAGCGAGATGCCGTCGCCGCTCGTGTTCTGGATGGTGCCGCCGGAGCCGAGCGTGGAGCCCGTGCCGGTGACCGTGAGGTTGCCGGAACTCCCCGTGCTGTTGAGCACGATGCCGTTGGTGGCGCCGTTGGCCGAGATGCTCTGGAACGTCAGGTCACTGGCGCCGATCGTGGTGTTGACCACGTTGAGGGCCGTGCCGGTCGTGCTCGACAGGGTGTTGGTTGCGCCTACCACCGTCACCGTGCCGCCGCCGGTGGCGGCGAAGGCCGGGCTGGTGGCCGAGGTGAGGTTGACGCCGCCGTTGAAGGCGATGGTGGCGCCCGTGTTGGTGGTCAGCGAGACGCCGGCACCGGTGGTGTCACTCACGGCGCCGTTGAACGTCACCGTGCCGCCCGTCTTGTTGGCGATCGACACCGTCGTGCCGGTGGCATTGGCCACCGTGCCTGCGTAGGTGAAGGTGCCGGTGCCGCTGACGACCTGGAAGCCCTCCGCCGCCGCGCCCGAGAGGGCGCCGGTGCCGAGCGAGGTCGGCGTGGTGGTGTTCACCGCGGAGAGGTACACGTTGTCGGTGCCCCCGCTCGACGTGGTGGAGACGAAGTCACCGGTGATCGTGCCGGTACTCAGGCTCAGCGCCTGCCCCGCGCTGTTGAGCACCACGTCGGCGGCGCTGCCGACGCCGGTGGTGAGCGTGCCGAAGGACGTGCCCGTGAGGGCGTTGGCCCCCGTGAGGGTGAGGCCGCGAACGACGTTGTCGGTGCCCAGGGTGACCGTGGACTGCACGGTCGGGTTGGTCCCGTTCACCGCGGGGCGGGCAACGGTGCCCGCGGGCGGGGTGATGCCCATGAGGTCGTCAAACGACGTCGCCTTGGCGCCTGCACCGACCAACCACTCGTTGTTGGGAAGCGAGATGCCCGCGGCGTAGGTGCCCGAGTGCACGAAGACCCGGTGGCCCGCAGCGTCGACCGTGGCCACCTTGGTGAGGGTGGCGAAGGGTCGGGTGAGGGTGCCCGTGCCCGTGGTGTCGTTGCCCGAGGCAGCATCGGCGTACCAGATGACCGGGCCGCTCACTGTGAAGGTGATGGTCTGCGGCGCACTGGCCACACCCGGCGCCGGGTGCCCGCTGTCGACCACCGTGTAGGTGACCGTGTAGTCACCCGTGCCGCCTGCGGGCGGCTCGAAGTCGAAGCTGCCGTTGGCGTTGTCGACGTTGGAGATTGTGCAGCCGACGCAGCCTGCACCGGCCGTGACGCTGCCGAGGGTGTACGTCGGGGACCATGCCGCATCACCGGCGACGTCGTTGGGGTCGGTGGCGCCTGCGAGCAAGCCGGAGATCGACCGCTTCATGTTGGTCTCCACGTCGAACGACTTGGCCGCCGCCACCGGGGCGTCGTTGACGGGGTTCACCGTGATGGTGAACGTCTGGGCGTCACTGGTGTCGTCGCCGCCGTTGGCGGTGCCGCCGTTGTCGGAGAGCGAGATCGTCACCGTGGCCGACCCGTAGATGTTCGGTGCCGTCGTGTAGGTCAGGGTGCCCGTGGGGGTGACGCCGGGCTGCACCGAGAACAGGGCGTTGTTGTCGTTCGAGGTGGTGAACGAGAGGGTCTGGGCCGACTCGTCGCCCGGACCCTTGCTGATGGCCGAGGCCCAGTTGCTGATGCTCTGCGCACCGGCGTCTTCGTTGACCGTCTGGTCGGAGCCCTTGGTGAAACTGGGGGTGTCGTTGACGGCGGTCACCGTGATGGTGAACGTCTGGGTGGCGCCCGTGTCGTCGCCGCCGTTTGCCGTGCCGCCGTCGTCGACCGGCGTGACCGAGACCGTGGCCGAGCCGTTGGCGTTGGCTGCGGCCGTGTAGGTCAGGTCGCCCGCGCTGTTCACGACAGGCAGGGCGGAGAACATCCCGTCGTTGTCGGTCGTCACCGTGAAGGTGACGGCCTGGACCGATTCGTTAGCCGGGCCTGCGCTGACGGCCGTGGCCCACCCGTTGACCGTCTGCGCCCCCGCGTCCTCGTTGACGGACTGGTTGTCGCCCTTGGTGAAGGTGGGCTCGTCGTTCACCGGGTTGACGGTGATGGTGGCGGTGGCGGGGGCCGAGTCGATGGTGCCGTCGTTGACGGTGTAGGTGAAGCTGTCGCCGCCGTTGAAGTTGGC is a genomic window containing:
- a CDS encoding tail fiber protein is translated as MFAGNWAPVGWEFCDGALYPISENETLFTLIGTRYGGDGETTFAVPNLSGRVPMHMASVPTMGEMAGVESVTLTTNQMPVHNHALLASEGVADTVTVSGNVPAEAAKRFYVSPGTTTAMSPSAILPTGGSQPHENMQPFTVVTFIISFYGLYPQPT
- a CDS encoding tail fiber protein codes for the protein MGEPFLGEIRIMAFDYPPRGWAYCNGQFLPINQNQALFSLLGVMYGGNGQTTFALPDLRSKVPLHVGAGFAQGTAGGEAAHTVTTQELPQHIHFAQGTSDPASSAVPTGNLLATVDNTTFGAAYNGGSGLAAMAPNALGNAGGSQPHENRQPYTVLSFCIALQGIFPSRN
- a CDS encoding GNAT family N-acetyltransferase, which gives rise to MGVSWDEPTRLAFFDQQFDAQAADYRRRFPESRTLVVERSGAAVGRLYLAEDDTTLHVLDVALLPEHRGHGIGGALLQWIIGHGKRVSLSVGKWNPAQRLYARLGFEVVADDGAYLAMERLPLS
- a CDS encoding tail fiber protein, which encodes MSDPFLAEIRVFGFNFAPTGWAQCNGQLMPLSQNTALFALLGTMYGGDGKSTFALPDLQGGVPVAAGSGSGLSQRTVGETGGSPYITLLQSEMPVHAHTEAAMAGFGASNDPATRLLARPFGGGLLYAPGSGGSLVTLDEGAVALAGASLPHNNLMPYLTVNFCIALQGIFPQRP